A region of Deltaproteobacteria bacterium DNA encodes the following proteins:
- a CDS encoding Uma2 family endonuclease, translating to MAATTHAVVPPAHQPVEVSAESIWRLSVDQYHAMIQAGILTDDDPVELLEGWLVTKMSKNPKHRVVTQLIREAIAQILPTGWYVDVQEPVTTKDSEPEPNVAVVRGNRRQYFDHHPSPQDIALVVEVADSSLRRDRTLKKRIYAAAGISIYWIVNLLANEIEVHSEPSEPSEQPDYRQQQTFGLEDTIAIILHGREIGSLSVRELLS from the coding sequence ATGGCAGCAACCACACACGCAGTTGTACCCCCTGCTCATCAGCCTGTAGAGGTTTCAGCTGAGAGTATCTGGCGGCTCAGTGTTGACCAGTATCATGCCATGATTCAGGCGGGCATTCTCACTGACGATGACCCTGTCGAATTGCTAGAAGGATGGTTGGTAACAAAAATGTCGAAAAACCCAAAGCATCGTGTCGTGACTCAACTGATCCGAGAAGCCATAGCTCAGATCCTACCCACAGGTTGGTATGTCGACGTTCAAGAACCTGTAACAACAAAAGATAGCGAACCAGAACCTAACGTAGCCGTAGTGCGAGGCAATAGACGTCAATACTTTGACCATCATCCTAGTCCCCAAGATATCGCTCTGGTCGTTGAGGTAGCGGACTCCAGCTTACGGCGAGATCGGACGCTGAAAAAACGAATTTACGCAGCGGCTGGAATTTCTATCTATTGGATTGTCAATTTGCTTGCGAATGAAATTGAAGTGCATAGCGAACCTTCAGAACCAAGCGAGCAGCCGGATTACCGTCAGCAACAGACTTTTGGTCTAGAAGATACAATAGCGATCATTCTTCATGGCCGTGAGATAGGATCTCTATCAGTGAGAGAATTACTTTCGTAG
- a CDS encoding type II toxin-antitoxin system MqsA family antitoxin, with amino-acid sequence MARCLSSSVSQCGTLRQATNCTRRTRSRNFIQRTETRRATLNPQRALTEGAYCSQCGKPGLTFRRRPEVFSYKGSTLRIEDYGVFACPTCGEEYLDHPLIMETEPQIRNWQRQVDGLLTTDEIKAIRKKIGATQSEFSRILGGGPKSFSKYETGVINQSEAMDQLLRLIRDVPGVWENLKRQAEAKRRITQRLKRRMSIRRAA; translated from the coding sequence TTGGCAAGGTGTCTATCGTCCAGCGTTTCGCAATGTGGAACTTTACGTCAAGCTACAAATTGCACCAGACGAACGAGGAGTCGTAATTTCATTCAAAGAACGGAAACAAGGAGAGCAACCTTGAACCCCCAAAGAGCTCTGACAGAAGGGGCCTATTGCTCCCAGTGTGGAAAACCTGGGTTGACGTTTCGTCGACGCCCTGAGGTTTTTTCATATAAAGGCAGTACCCTAAGGATTGAAGACTACGGAGTCTTCGCGTGCCCAACCTGCGGTGAGGAATATCTTGATCATCCATTGATCATGGAAACTGAACCACAGATCCGCAACTGGCAACGCCAAGTCGATGGCTTGCTCACGACAGATGAGATCAAAGCCATTCGTAAAAAGATCGGTGCGACACAGTCAGAATTTTCCCGCATCCTTGGTGGAGGGCCGAAGAGTTTCTCCAAGTACGAGACTGGCGTCATCAACCAAAGTGAAGCGATGGATCAATTGCTGAGATTAATTCGCGATGTTCCAGGAGTGTGGGAAAATCTCAAACGGCAAGCAGAAGCGAAGCGACGAATCACCCAGCGTCTCAAGCGGCGCATGAGTATTCGGAGAGCTGCTTAA